From Xiphophorus hellerii strain 12219 chromosome 20, Xiphophorus_hellerii-4.1, whole genome shotgun sequence, the proteins below share one genomic window:
- the arhgef3 gene encoding rho guanine nucleotide exchange factor 3 isoform X5, whose translation MMGCCLFVYYRKKRKQTSRDADALSLCSLDINEPGTKRSKPVPRVAALASLLPPVKATSLKRIGQTLQFLSLQRSVSFRNESRASTLPPPPPPPSSSTMTTRVVSATVSSPPFCMTMSRVSAATGPASKRRDSKLWSETFDVRVGATLSPKEIKRQEAIFELAQGEQDLVEDLKLAKKAYREPMLTLAIMTEQELNQIFGTLDSLIPLHEDLLSRLRDARKPDGTTENVGHILTGWLPCLSSYTPYCSNQVQAKALLDQKKQDRRVQDFLQRCLQSPFSRKLDLWNFLDIPRSRLVKYPLLLREILKHTPNDHLDRQHLEEAMLVVQSVVADINRRTGESECQHYKDRLLYSEEGRRDELIDGSKTLSCHGELKNNRGIKLHVFLFQDILVITRSVSLNSQPVSYQLCRQPIPIRQLDLEDVSDGELRVGGSIRGAFSNTERTKNFFRVSCRSGSQLQTHCFQASDAFNKQQWINCIRQAKEAAGEQTPQTERRTEPEPGEPEPGEPTDSSEDSGIKNETLAKTEDLNLEDVGLLSESMMADDDGMSSVEPEMDGETESTPEPEPPADCRMDQEVETSAGKVALNEEEEEEVSTDAGDNQEMICRC comes from the exons GAGCCGGGCACCAAGCGCAGCAAACCCGTCCCCAGGGTGGCGGCGCTGGCGAGCCTGCTGCCTCCGGTCAAAGCCACATCGCTGAAGAGGATCGGCCAAACCCTGCAG tttctgtCCCTGCAGCGCTCCGTCAGTTTCCGTAATGAGAGTCGAGCTtcaactcttcctcctcctcctcctcctccttcctcttccACGATGACGACGCGTGTTGTTTCCGCGACCGTCTCCAGCCCTCCGTTCTGCATGACCATGTCGAGGGTTTCCGCGGCAACAGGCCCCGCCTCCAAGCGCCGCGACAGCAAGCTGTGGAGCGAGACGTTCGACGTCCGAGTCGGAGCGACTCTGAGTCCAAAGGAGATAAAAAGACAAGAG GCCATTTTTGAGTTGGCTCAAGGAGAACAAGACTTGGTGGAAGATCTGAAGTTGGCCAAGAAG GCGTACCGCGAGCCGATGCTGACGCTGGCCATCATGACTGAGCAGGAACTGAACCAGATCTTCGGTACTCTGGACTCACTCATACCTCTGCATGAAG acttgCTGAGTCGGCTACGAGATGCCAGAAAACCCGACGGAACCACAGAAAATGTGGGACACATCCTGACCGGCTGG CTGCCTTGTCTCTCCTCCTACACGCCGTACTGCAGCAACCAGGTGCAGGCCAAGGCCCTGCTGGACCAGAAGAAGCAGGACCGGCGGGTCCAGGACTTCTTGCAGCGCTGCCTGCAGTCTCCGTTCAGCAGGAAGTTGGACCTGTGGAACTTCCTGGACATCCCTCGCAGCCGGCTGGTGAAGTACCCGCTGCTGCTCAGAGAGATCCTGAAGCACACGCCCAACGACCACCTGGACCGGCAGCACCTGGAGGAGGCG ATGCTGGTGGTGCAGAGCGTGGTGGCGGACATCAACCGGCGGACCGGAGAGTCGGAGTGTCAGCACTATAAGGACCGTCTGCTGTACTCGGAGGAAGGACGGCGGGACGAACTGATCGACGGATCCAAGACGCTCAGCTGCCACGGAGAGCTGAAGAACAACAGAGGAATC AAGCTCCACGTGTTTCTGTTCCAGGACATTTTGGTGATCACTCGGTCGGTTTCGCTGAACAGCCAGCCGGTCAGCTACCAGCTCTGCCGCCAGCCAATCCCCATCCGCCAGCTGGACCTGGAGGACGTATCGGACGGCGAGCTGAGAGTGGGCGGGTCCATCAGAGGGGCCTTCAGCAACACCGAGCGAA CCAAGAACTTCTTCCGGGTTTCGTGCCGGTCAGGAAGCCAGCTGCAGACGCACTGCTTCCAGGCGAGCGACGCCTTCAACAAGCAGCAGTGGATCAACTGCATCCGGCAGGCCAAAGAGGCGGCGGGAGAGCAGACTCCTCAGACGGAACGGcgtacagaaccagaaccaggagaaccagaaccaggagaaccgACCGATTCGAGCGAAGATTCAGGAATCAAAAACGAAACTTTGGCAAAGACAGAAGATCTGAATCTGGAAGATGTCGGTTTATTGTCAGAGAGCATGATGGCCGACGATGATGGGATGTCATCAGTAGAACCAGAGATGGACGGTGAGACGGAGTCGacaccggaaccagaaccacctgCAGACTGCAGGATGGACCAGGAAGTAGAGACTTCAGCTGGGAAGGTCGCTCTgaacgaagaggaggaggaggaagtcagCACGGACGCTGGAGACAACCAGGAAATGATCTGCAGATGCTGA